Genomic segment of Novipirellula artificiosorum:
TGGGGCCCAACCCCGAGATGAGTTTGGCGCAACAGGGTTTGAATCAATATGACCCTTGGCTCTCCAATATCCCGACCCTCCGCTGCCCGAGTGACCCCGGTGTGGGTTTTCCCGCTCAGGGACGAACCAACTATGGAGTCTGTCTTGGGGATGCCATCCAGTTTCAGAACAACGGCGGGCGAAACCAAAACGGATCGATCAACAATACTCGGATGGGCCGTATGCGTCAGACACTTCGGGGGATGTTTGTCACTCGCGAGGACATGAAGTTTCGTGACGTGCTTGACGGGCTCTCCAATACGATCATGGCTGGCGAGTTCAGTACCGATTTGGGCGATCGTGATATCAGCACCCGAGCGGCTTGGGCACAGGGACAGTTGCAAAACAACTCAAGTATGTGTAAGCCGTTTATTGATCCCCTGCGGCCGCGATACTGGGACACCTCAGCAAACCTTGCCGGAACCAACGAGCAACAGCGTGGATTCAAGTGGGCGTGTGGGCATGCCATTCACTCTGGATTCATGACGATTCTGCCTCCGAATCGCGAGGTTTGTAGCAACCAGGATAACACTTGGTTCGAAGGGGTCTATTGCGCCAGCAGTCGACACCCAGGGGGTGCTCACGTGCTGATGGGAGATGGCGCGGTTAAGTTCATCACGGAGTCGATCGAAGCGGGCAACAGCGAGTCCGGTTCCGTGGTTTGGAACGGCACGGGGAACAGGACACCCGGCTCACCAAGTCCTTACGGATTGTGGGGATCCTTGGGGACGCGAGCCAGCAAAGAGACCCTTTCGGCCGATTTCTAGGCTTCGAATCAAGGCGTCACCAGCAAGGCGCAGGGAACCTTCGAGGCGTTGGGTCACAGACTCGCTCGGCAGGTTTCCTGGCCAGTGTCCATTCGACACAGCGCCCGTGTCCATTCGACACAGCGCCCGTGTCCATTCGACACAGCGGGGCATCGGCGCGATGAACCGTTTGCCTTTGGCTATCGATACTTCAACACCTTGCGGATGCGGGCGTTGACGATGGGATCACGTTCCGTTTCGAGGCACGTCCGGAGCGCTTTGTTGAGTTCCGCATCGTTCATCGGGGCAATGACCGACACCGTTCTTAGTCGGACTTCGCGATTGTCATCGTTGAGCAGCATGACCAGCCAGGGACGTGGGTTGTCGATCCGTGACCGGGCAATCGAGTCGACCAGGGCGAGTCGCGAAACCGAATCGGCGGCAGCAACTTGGGTGGCTATCTCGATCTGTCGCGTGGAGAAACCTCGCTGGGTCAATTCACGCTTTGCCTTCTCGCGAAGCGGCAACTGTTCATGTCCGAGCCACTTGATCACCGACGGTGTGTCGTACGTTTCGAGTGGTGATTCGGTCAAATAGCTGGTGGGGACGACGGTTGGCGTTCGTCGCGAAACACCGGTTGAGTTTGTTTCTCGAGCGACGGTTTCGTGAATGTCGTTGAGCACGATGGCTTCGGTCGGATCCACCGGTTGCAATCGTGTGGCGGAGGATCGGTAGACCGACGGCGTTGTCTCGGTCGCTTGCGATCGTTCCTGCGGTTGGGGTGTAGGTGGTGGACGCGTTCCTGAGGAAATGATCTGTGGCTCCGCAATCGGCCAATCGGTCCAAGCGTCGAGGGCGTCGGCTTCCGAGACCGGCAACGGTTTGGATCGGACAGCGAGCCGGACGGGGGTTCGTGAGTCGAGCGGCTGATCGTCCAAAATGCTCGGACCGGCGCCTTCGGTGAGGGACATGCGAGAGAGCGTGTCGGTAGCCAAATGGTACAATTGGCGTGATGCTTCGTCCGATTCTTGGACGGATTCCATGATCGTTTGCTGGACCAGACTCGATGCCCATCCCGTGCGATCCTCGGGAAGGCTCAGTGAGACCTTCTGCATTGCCTCGATCATGGTTTGGTGATGCTCACGGGCGTCTTGCCACGGCAAAGAGGTCCAGCGATTTTGGGATTCCCGAAGCAGCTCGTAAGCCGTCCTGGCGACCTCGTTTTGTTCATCCATCAAACCGCTGACCAGTGGTTCGACCGATGGCAACCCGAGTTCAGCGATTTGAACCAGCCGTTGTTGTTTTTCGGGCGTTTGAAGCTGGCTGAACCCGCTCATCAAGCGATTGACGATCCACGTGCGACTGTAGTGGCCGGCCGCTACGGTGACCGCAAACAGAACGGAAACGATGACGAAAAATTTTGCAGCTGTCTTGAACGATGTCTTACCGGTCGCGTGGTTTCCATCGATATGCAGCGCAAACGGGTTGGGAAGTTCGCTGGAGTCGCCTGAGAACATGTCGGAATCGCCAAGAAACGAGAGGGAGTGCGGCCTCGGATTGTCGCGATTCCATTAGCCGGGAAGCAAGATCATTTGAGCGCGAAAACGAGGGTTGCAGCGGTATTTTTACAGCGGGCGTGCGCTCCAAAAACGCCCCGAGTTCAATGGAATTGCACGAGCGACCCTGTCGGTTGCCGATTCCGAAACCTTATGGCTTGGCGAACTTGGCCGCTTCGGTTTCGATCGCGCGCTCGTAGGCTCGGAGGTCGTCGCTTGTTTGTTGGGCAATCCGTTTGGGGACGTCGACGCCGTCGAGGCAATCGCCGATGATGACGCCGAGCCCCGGCAGACTCTGCTCGGTCACGGTCGATTGCGTCCAAACGATTTGACTGTGCTGGTCGATCAACAACAGCGTGCCCGGTGTGAGACCGAGTTGCTGGATCAGCTTGTTTCGGGTGTCGAAAACCATAGGCAAGCGAATCGCATTGCCCAGAGAGGCCTTGGCATCATCGGGGAGGGACCGAATCGAATCGTCGACGATTGCGACCACTCGCACCCGTTGGCGGATCGGGCCGGGAATTTGCATTTCCCACTGTTGTAGCAGTGCAGCTGCGGCAAGCGAAGTGGGGTCGCCGGTCAGGCAGATCATTGCGGTGATGCATTCAGAGTCGAGCGATCGGAGCAGCGGAGGTCCGAATGCAAAACGAAACGGCTTTCCGTTCTCTTCAAGGGGCCATCGATCGAGTGCACGACCCAATAGCGGTGTCGTGGCGTCAGGTGGCAAGGGCAGGAAACGGCTGACAAATTTGGGTTTGGAGGGAAGCGAAT
This window contains:
- a CDS encoding DUF1559 family PulG-like putative transporter; this encodes MFRKRNQAFTLVELLVVIAIIGVLVGLLLPAVQAAREAARRMSCSNNVKQMGLGFHNYQSAFKQLPKKRGGTYLVGTNAESRLAGPAPGKGNNLHNLSALVGLMPFVEQQALWEQISNPYAVQIPTAGLFFQPMGPNPEMSLAQQGLNQYDPWLSNIPTLRCPSDPGVGFPAQGRTNYGVCLGDAIQFQNNGGRNQNGSINNTRMGRMRQTLRGMFVTREDMKFRDVLDGLSNTIMAGEFSTDLGDRDISTRAAWAQGQLQNNSSMCKPFIDPLRPRYWDTSANLAGTNEQQRGFKWACGHAIHSGFMTILPPNREVCSNQDNTWFEGVYCASSRHPGGAHVLMGDGAVKFITESIEAGNSESGSVVWNGTGNRTPGSPSPYGLWGSLGTRASKETLSADF
- a CDS encoding HEAT repeat domain-containing protein, whose translation is MFSGDSSELPNPFALHIDGNHATGKTSFKTAAKFFVIVSVLFAVTVAAGHYSRTWIVNRLMSGFSQLQTPEKQQRLVQIAELGLPSVEPLVSGLMDEQNEVARTAYELLRESQNRWTSLPWQDAREHHQTMIEAMQKVSLSLPEDRTGWASSLVQQTIMESVQESDEASRQLYHLATDTLSRMSLTEGAGPSILDDQPLDSRTPVRLAVRSKPLPVSEADALDAWTDWPIAEPQIISSGTRPPPTPQPQERSQATETTPSVYRSSATRLQPVDPTEAIVLNDIHETVARETNSTGVSRRTPTVVPTSYLTESPLETYDTPSVIKWLGHEQLPLREKAKRELTQRGFSTRQIEIATQVAAADSVSRLALVDSIARSRIDNPRPWLVMLLNDDNREVRLRTVSVIAPMNDAELNKALRTCLETERDPIVNARIRKVLKYR